The Methanococcoides methylutens MM1 genome has a window encoding:
- a CDS encoding APC family permease, which translates to MSGNTNSGHADVVKTLRPYHVWALGVGIVLVGEYMGWNFTVAKGGILGSLFAMLVAGTMFVMVSLCASELGSSTKLAGGPYDWARLFVGPGAAALVGLAVYMEFIALEAADAIVVASITNSIFPEIETFPVTLLIISFLTFMNYRGVVAALNLNFALTFTALLAIIVFFFMNITGFAGTWHPEYLISGAIPNGFIGIFAALQFGPWFYLGIEGAAMCAEECKHPTRAVPLGQQAGMITLLLGSGMTLYLCSGLIPAAELGSSVYPLFEAATATGSTFLIAALGIGTLFTCLASANGTVCDASRSWFALSRDKFLTNWFADVHPRYSTPYRAVIFTMPIAIAFAFSGFLDQVITFSITSGLICYVMIPFSLIRFRKLFPEHSNKVRPFVGPLQPIIAYITIFLAIVIMSTLNWGYNYNLIFGLLFYVIAYFYFSWRYKSIEINHDWGEDLGWPEPVHRR; encoded by the coding sequence ATGTCTGGAAATACAAATTCAGGACATGCCGATGTCGTAAAAACGCTTCGCCCCTATCACGTATGGGCGCTTGGAGTAGGTATTGTTCTGGTAGGCGAATACATGGGATGGAACTTCACGGTTGCAAAAGGTGGAATACTTGGTTCACTCTTTGCAATGCTGGTTGCAGGCACCATGTTTGTAATGGTTTCTTTATGCGCTAGTGAATTAGGATCATCCACAAAACTTGCAGGTGGACCTTATGATTGGGCGAGATTATTCGTTGGACCCGGTGCAGCTGCACTTGTGGGTCTTGCAGTATATATGGAATTCATTGCCCTGGAAGCTGCTGACGCTATTGTCGTTGCATCCATCACAAATTCGATCTTCCCGGAAATAGAAACATTCCCGGTTACATTGTTAATTATCTCATTCTTAACATTTATGAACTATCGTGGAGTCGTAGCTGCTCTTAATCTTAACTTTGCACTCACATTCACAGCATTGTTAGCTATCATAGTATTCTTCTTTATGAACATTACCGGATTTGCCGGTACATGGCATCCGGAATACCTCATATCAGGAGCTATACCTAATGGATTTATAGGTATTTTCGCAGCTCTGCAATTTGGACCCTGGTTCTACCTTGGTATCGAAGGAGCGGCAATGTGTGCAGAAGAATGCAAACATCCAACAAGAGCAGTTCCTCTAGGACAGCAAGCAGGTATGATAACCCTTCTTCTCGGTTCAGGTATGACACTTTACTTATGTTCAGGTCTTATTCCAGCCGCAGAACTCGGTTCTTCAGTATATCCACTCTTTGAAGCAGCAACAGCAACAGGTTCGACGTTCCTCATTGCAGCTCTGGGTATCGGTACACTTTTCACCTGCCTTGCAAGCGCAAACGGTACAGTTTGTGACGCATCACGGTCATGGTTTGCCCTTTCAAGGGATAAATTTCTGACAAACTGGTTTGCTGACGTGCATCCACGTTACAGCACCCCCTACAGGGCAGTCATTTTCACAATGCCTATTGCAATCGCATTTGCATTTAGTGGTTTCCTCGATCAGGTCATCACCTTTTCAATTACATCAGGCTTAATCTGTTATGTAATGATCCCATTTTCCCTGATCCGCTTTAGGAAGTTATTCCCGGAGCACAGCAACAAGGTCCGCCCGTTTGTGGGCCCTCTGCAGCCAATAATTGCATATATTACGATATTCCTTGCCATTGTGATCATGTCTACCCTTAACTGGGGTTACAATTACAACCTGATCTTCGGACTCTTGTTCTACGTAATAGCATACTTCTACTTCTCGTGGAGGTACAAGAGTATTGAGATAAATCACGATTGGGGCGAAGATCTCGGATGGCCTGAACCTGTACACAGGAGATAA